Within Primulina tabacum isolate GXHZ01 chromosome 5, ASM2559414v2, whole genome shotgun sequence, the genomic segment taagtacaatttaattttttattaattattatataacattttatgtttaattattttctataattttagttatatcttgattttgattataaaatatatatacatatgtataaATGTTTGTGATTGATACATAATTATAGAAGTTTATCAACACACATATAAggataattataataaattatatatactaaaattttataatgttactctaattataaatatattaacatacttattatttattttcaaatacaaataattatcttgtttattttttttgtttgacatattgtaaaaacaaaattgatataattttgtatacaaaaatttattcaaaataaattaaattattttaaatttgattatttatttatattgaaaattatttttatgtatttaaaaaatattaattattttaaacatgttgaattgaataaataaagtttaattaCAATAAACTTATTGCtgcttatttattattttttgtaaagtcaatatgtaaaaatattatatcaagagatagaaatatttgaaataaataaaaaattatttacattcaattattatttcaaataaatttttaaaaatcacaatactaaattaaaaatccataagaTTCTATAAAAAAGTTTAGGTCAATAAAACTCATGCAAAATAAATCTGCAATATTctgtaaaaatctttaaaaatttgTAAGATTCTGTAAAGGAAGTAGAAATCTATCAACTCCATAAAAATCTGgtattttaaaaaagtcagcAAATCCTCTAATGAATACAACCTCCTAAGTAATTTTCGGTTTGACGCACAACTTTTTTTTATAAcagtcataaaaaaaatataagtttattataattactaaattcataaatatttttgtgggataaacttttaaatttgattaattgttactctaatatatttaatttaccgATAGTaccaaattataatttatttctatgacatttcaaattataaatattgaaatatcacattttattttaaatatctcGCTCATTTAGATTAATTTGTTACGAATgaagtttttgtttttaaaaaattactgctttaatttatatttaaaatattttattaaattcataaaatattgatatgaattaaaaaataattatattacaatatttggtcaattaaatttaaactaCAATAATACTATAAAATAGTGACGTCAGATCTTACCGGGTAATATTGTCTCTGCTGGGACATGATCGGCAGTAGAGAAATGATAATACTGATATCTAAGGGATATGAGACAACATCAGCAGATAGACAGACACATCATTAGATTCATGGGTCTAACAGCCAGAGCCATTAGCACCCAATTAGGTGTATTGTGCTATACCATAAGTATAAGGAAATAAAATCGTGTTTTGGCTAACACCTATAGTTTTTGGCCTAATAGTAAGGGTTTATTCCTAACAGTTAGTATCTGAGCAAGGTCGTGAGTTCAAATATTCCAAGAGACATATTTATATACTTCTTGGATGAGAGTGATGTTTGGTTAAATGTACATGAGTGAGCGTGGTACTGAGATGGACAATCTTTTATGAAGTTCTCGTGTGTCAAGCTGTTAACCTTGTGCCGCTTGATCTATTTGGTTAGGTTGGTCGTAAAAGAGTGATGCAAAATCTTATCagataaaaatgtttatgttgggGATATGGCCGATTCGAGGAAAAGAGTAAGACTGATATTTAAGATACAAGATATCAACAGGAGATAGACACGCATATCTCCAGACTCATGAGCCTAACAACTCGACCCATTAGCACTCAAGTAGGTGCACTCCACATCGTCACAAATATAAGTAAATAAAGTTGTCTCTTGACTAACATCTATAGTTTTTACTCTAATGGTAAGCGCTCGATCCTAGCCATTGATATCAAAGTGATGTTGGGTTAAGCTTTCATGAGTGAGAGTAATACTAGCCGTTATTTGAATGAataattgtttaatattttaaaattgtacGAACTAAAAAGTATTCAGTAGAAATATTTAAAgaccaaaaatattttagtgataAACAATAGAAACAGAAGGTGTATTCAAATGTATCATCATTCTTATTTTCTcaaggaaaaatatatttttgtaactaaattttatattattttgtgtaTCAAGATACAATATTAAGCAATTAGAACCAATAAATATCGATGACTAAATGAATTGAGGTCCAAACTAGCTCAAGACCACAACCGAAAAAGCAAGACTTTTGGAACATTGGCCATTGGATTGATTGAAATAAAGTAGCATGTTGTTGGGAGAGATCGACGTGCTACTCTTTTAGCATGTTTTAAGGCTTGGAGAATAAAAACTAAGCaaaaaatatgaagaaaaaCTCAACAGAGATGAGACGTTTCATCGTCAAAAAAGAACTTCTCAACATCTTATGTGTAACTTGAAACAATTCAAAATGTCTCTTTTTGTATCCTTGAATTTTTAAGACCATGAGAGAGAAGCATACATAAACATCCCTACGTGTCGTGAAAAAATTCAGGCAGACACCGTTGCATTGGCCGTTGGATTGATCGAAATAAACTAGTATGTTGTTGGTCGGAGATCGATGGGCTACTTCTACTCCAAGtttttaatttcaataattatataataaacattagaataattattcgttgttatgtatattaaatattgaccaaatattatgattattttatgtaataaatatatatagtttgtttcattctattttatttttttatgttaatttcAGTTTTGGCCCTGGCTTTCATATGTTATTACCCAGAATGGATTCATCGTAAGCATCTTTCGAGCTGGTTCCATTTGGAAATTCCGTGACAAATTTGAGGAAAACACTTAATTGTTGTTGGGGGTCAAACAACGATCAATATCAATGGCTACGAGTGCCAAGATCAGTTCGATTCTACCTTTAGCGGCCAGCGATCATCCGGTGAAGGCGGAGGAGAAGCTCTTCAAAGGATCCGCCATGACTAAGCGTGGCGCTCAAGCTTCCATCTCGTACATGACTTGTGCCGGtacttttttctttattttatttatttaaagactTGAACTTGTTGCTGACGAGAGGGATTAAGAATTCAattttttgagttttgttctCAAGTTTGtctgttttgtttttgttttttgttttttgtttttgccTTGAGGGACGTTGTTTGGAGTTGtcttttgttaatttttttattaataactaATTTGGGCTTTTATCGAAATAATTTAATGGTGATTCTATGGAATTTTGACGTGGGCATCCACCGATCATGAATTTAGCGTTGCTGAGTAGATCCAATTCTCAGTCTACACTTATTTATTGTGGGAGCAGATCCAATTATGTGTCTACACTCATTTATTTGTGATACATGATATCAGAATGAGAACTACTCCAGTTGTGAATATTCGAAATTTATAGTTTCTAGCTCAAACAGTGGCTGGCGGTCTGAAATTTCCTCGTGTATGTATGTATTATTAGACATATACAAAAAGTATAAATGATTTCGCCCCCGTcaaatgttttgaaattttagttTCGCCCAGCCCACTAATCCATTTTCCAAGCTCAGCTGCTACCAAAACCACAAATTTTTCAGTTTGGCGGGCAGAAGGATGGTAAAATTCCAAACCTTAATCTTTGTTAGTGCACTTTGGACTCTTGCTATCACTCTGTGCCTGAAGTTGTCCATACGTAGGGATTAACCTTGGAGCTATTACGCTTTAATGAACATCATACTCATAAACATGAGATCCTTTAGTTGGACTCCACTTACAGCCTCACTAAAATTTAGTCCCACCGAGTATTTGGGCATCTACTCAACTCTTCAATCTTCTCATGAACAATTACAAAGACACGTGTTGACTTGGTTTTGCAGTGCTCTTGGTAATGTTCAATAAAGCAGCTCTATCTTCTTATGGCTTTCCGTGTGCCAATGTCATCACCCTTTGTCAGGTATATGTAACAAACCTGATTTTCATTTGTGTCCAGCAGTGGCTGGTTAGTCGCGATTCAATTTTTTCGTCATAATTTATCTTTGTGTCAGCATATTCTTAGTGTGAAATAAGTATTTTATAGGTTGATTTTTCCAAAGACTTGTTTCTTTGGTGTTATGGTTTAAAACTATGACAATCAGCGATCCTTAATTGATTCATAATTCTCGGTGGATTGCTCTTCTTTGTTAATCTTTCTTTATTGTGTCTTGTGTTACTCGATATTCTGTAAATTATTGGTCATTACAAATTGCCATATAAGATTCTCACATTTAATGCTGTCATCTACTGCAGATGATAAGTTCGTGCTGTTTTCTTCATGCACTACGACGCTTAAAGATCATTTCTTTTTTTGCAAATGAATCAGTGTCCATCAATGATAGTTCCAAAGCATCGGTACCAATGAAGACATTGTTTGACACTTCCCCTCTCGCTTTAACCTATTTGCTTTACATGGTGATAATTTTTCTCCTTGCTGATCTTCGATTGCTCGTCTGTCATAAATAGTAAGATTCTTCCTCATAAAAATGAATTGCTCACATGTTTTCCGGATCCCTCTGAAAGTTAGCCACCATGGAATCTGTCCGAGGTGTAAATGTACCCATGTATACAACCTTAAGGAGGACTACAGTTGTATTTACAATGATAGTTGAGTATATTCTCGTGAAGCAGAAGTACACCATTCATATCCTTGGGAGGTAATTGTCCCTTTTATCCTACCGATACTCTTCATTGGGGCCTTactctttcaaattatgaaCACCTCCGTTTTGGGTTTGGATTGAAGGCTCTTGCTATTAATTTGAAATTCGCAATTACTTGTTTAAATGTAATacagattttttttattctctCCTTCCACTTTCTTCTGCGTGATCAATGCTGTATACCTTTGTTTAACAAATGAATATTTTCCAGTGTAGCATTGATCGTCCTGGGTGCTTTTATTGCGGGATCCCGGGATTTGTCATTTGACTCCTATGGCTATCTAATTGTTTTTGTATCCAACATCACAACTGCCATATACCTTGCAACTATAGCTCGCATTGGTAGTACTTCATTTGGTGTCCACATGCTGCTTTGCATCTTGCTTATTTGTCTCCAAGCTGATATTTTGTGTACCCAGGAAAATCCAGTGGGCTC encodes:
- the LOC142545123 gene encoding UDP-N-acetylglucosamine transporter UGNT1-like, whose translation is MATSAKISSILPLAASDHPVKAEEKLFKGSAMTKRGAQASISYMTCAVLLVMFNKAALSSYGFPCANVITLCQMISSCCFLHALRRLKIISFFANESVSINDSSKASVPMKTLFDTSPLALTYLLYMLATMESVRGVNVPMYTTLRRTTVVFTMIVEYILVKQKYTIHILGSVALIVLGAFIAGSRDLSFDSYGYLIVFVSNITTAIYLATIARIGKSSGLNSFGLMWCNGILCGPVLLVWTLFRGDLEITMNFPNLFSPGFLAVLFLSCILAFFLNYSIFLNTTLNSALTQTICGNLKDLFTISLGWVVFGGLPFDLLNVIGQLLGFIGSGLYAFHKLIGK